In Lentibacillus amyloliquefaciens, one DNA window encodes the following:
- a CDS encoding biotin--[acetyl-CoA-carboxylase] ligase, which produces MEPTRNRLIDLLETYDHEYVSGQFLSEKLNISRSAIWKHMKELEKDGYFIEGVRRKGYRIVKSPDKVSENTLHWGLKTNWLGKNMIHKTTATSTQYVAHDAARENAEHGTVIVADEQTKGKGRMARVWHSTKHKGIWMSIILRPPILPAAATQLTLLTATALANAIAEGTTATPAIKWPNDIMINDKKTAGILTEMQAEQDRIHYVIVGIGLNVNHTRIEFPEGLHQKATSIKLETGIEHPTVPLIQQILQYFEHAYDQYMTAGFSPIKTKWESYGYKIGEKIRIRTKHNVFEAIFSGVAEDGALLAETEAEGVQKIYSAEVEWFHELY; this is translated from the coding sequence ATGGAACCTACACGAAACCGATTAATTGATCTTTTGGAAACGTATGATCACGAATATGTGTCAGGCCAATTTTTATCAGAAAAACTGAACATTTCCCGAAGCGCCATTTGGAAGCATATGAAAGAACTTGAGAAAGATGGTTATTTCATTGAAGGGGTCCGGCGTAAGGGCTACCGGATTGTAAAATCGCCTGATAAGGTAAGTGAAAACACCTTACATTGGGGACTCAAAACGAACTGGCTTGGGAAAAATATGATACATAAAACAACAGCAACCTCTACACAGTATGTAGCGCATGACGCTGCGCGGGAAAATGCTGAACACGGAACCGTCATTGTTGCTGATGAACAAACAAAAGGTAAAGGCAGAATGGCTCGCGTTTGGCATTCAACTAAACATAAAGGTATTTGGATGAGCATTATCCTGCGACCGCCTATATTACCTGCTGCGGCAACACAGCTGACGCTATTGACAGCAACAGCCCTTGCAAATGCAATCGCGGAAGGGACAACAGCAACTCCTGCAATCAAATGGCCAAATGACATAATGATTAATGATAAAAAAACAGCGGGCATTCTAACCGAAATGCAAGCTGAACAAGACAGAATCCATTACGTCATTGTTGGAATCGGTTTAAATGTAAATCATACACGTATCGAATTTCCTGAAGGGCTTCATCAAAAAGCAACATCCATTAAATTGGAAACCGGAATCGAACATCCGACTGTACCGCTTATCCAGCAAATTTTGCAGTACTTTGAACATGCCTATGATCAGTATATGACAGCCGGTTTTTCGCCAATAAAAACAAAATGGGAATCGTATGGCTATAAGATAGGGGAAAAAATAAGAATCCGGACGAAACATAACGTCTTCGAAGCAATTTTCAGTGGTGTTGCCGAAGACGGGGCATTGCTTGCTGAAACAGAAGCGGAAGGTGTTCAAAAAATATACTCCGCTGAAGTTGAGTGGTTTCATGAGCTTTATTAA
- the dinG gene encoding ATP-dependent DNA helicase DinG produces MNEKYVVVDLETTGHSPANSDKIIEVGIVIIENNEITGEHSTFLNPEKPIPAFITNLTGISDQDVNGAPRFHDKASDITALFENSYLVAHNVPFDLGFLNGELASAGFPKLENPVLDTVELARILYPQAPGFKLGQLADHLNITHDAPHRALTDALMTAELLLILLKKLRKLPYETITHLLNLQQGLQSDLYALLNEQQHSLAFSSDSDKTMDIYRGMAIKKVSEEKSETQYVESSFGSYLDAIYETGGTLEQEMSRYEKRSGQREMSETVFDAFRSGNHALIEAETGTGKTLAYLLPAIYEAATMNKKVVISTYTTQLQSQLLDEEVPLINKLVDFGFNIALLKGKQHYLSLEKFERELGTNQEVNYDLTLTKAMILVWLTETETGDVDEIQLPSSGYIFYRQVSTDAESGFDPSSPWFSRSFYQKARQKAQKADILITNHALLSTDMFNDYQLLPAYDKAIIDEAHHLEETASKHYGLTLNYVYIQNTLNQIGSINDDNWLAKLLKEQKISHDDGFRESEWEHIFENAKHEIDDLFRMLFQYVIEQKQKSKTLSDIGRIQYRFEETKEHVEEWGVIKDMVTRLTFYFRDLIHLLSSLKQELKTNSPDDNHYADETNSHMEAIQSIIDRLEQLFLFDDDNTVKWIEIEAYGAKNAVYLYSEPTDISTLLANDFFEKKESIILTSATLSIRNSFLFSQKRLGLSPENLITAKINSPFSYQDQVQLMVPDDFPDVRFGKQDDFIHSTCEAIISLARITDGRMLVLFTSYDMLKKSYYLLKETIDINKYMLIAQGISSGSRSRLKKNFQTFDQSILLGTSSFWEGVDIPGEDLSCLMIVRLPFQPPNHPVYEAKSNELKREGRNAFFELSLPNAVIRFKQGFGRLIRSATDRGIVFVCDARVIKARYGKYFTESIPSAPITTDSTHALMEKAEEWF; encoded by the coding sequence ATGAACGAAAAATATGTTGTGGTCGACTTGGAAACAACCGGGCATTCACCGGCGAATTCGGATAAGATTATTGAAGTTGGCATTGTTATAATTGAAAATAATGAAATAACCGGGGAACACTCAACTTTTCTTAATCCCGAAAAACCCATTCCTGCCTTCATTACCAATTTGACAGGCATTTCTGATCAGGATGTTAATGGGGCACCCCGTTTTCATGACAAAGCATCAGACATAACAGCTTTATTTGAAAACAGTTATCTGGTCGCACATAATGTGCCATTTGATCTGGGATTTCTGAATGGCGAGCTGGCTTCAGCAGGCTTTCCAAAACTTGAGAACCCTGTATTGGACACAGTCGAACTGGCGCGCATTTTATACCCGCAAGCACCGGGTTTTAAATTAGGACAATTGGCAGATCATTTGAACATAACGCATGATGCGCCGCACCGGGCATTAACCGATGCCCTTATGACGGCAGAACTGCTCTTGATCCTTTTAAAAAAACTAAGGAAGCTGCCTTATGAAACCATTACACATCTGTTAAATTTGCAACAAGGTCTGCAATCTGATTTATACGCTTTATTAAATGAACAGCAGCATTCACTTGCATTTTCAAGTGATTCAGACAAAACCATGGATATTTACAGAGGGATGGCGATTAAAAAAGTATCTGAAGAAAAATCTGAAACACAATATGTAGAATCATCTTTTGGCAGCTATCTCGATGCTATTTATGAAACGGGCGGGACCTTGGAGCAGGAGATGTCCCGTTATGAGAAACGGAGCGGTCAACGTGAGATGTCCGAAACAGTATTTGATGCTTTCCGTTCCGGGAACCATGCATTGATTGAAGCAGAAACGGGAACCGGAAAAACGCTGGCTTATCTGCTGCCGGCGATTTATGAAGCAGCCACAATGAACAAAAAAGTTGTGATTAGCACGTATACAACTCAGTTGCAGTCACAGCTGCTCGATGAAGAAGTTCCACTTATAAATAAACTCGTCGACTTTGGGTTTAACATTGCTTTACTGAAAGGAAAACAGCATTACCTCAGCCTTGAAAAGTTTGAACGTGAACTGGGAACTAATCAAGAGGTTAATTATGATCTGACATTAACAAAAGCGATGATACTCGTCTGGCTGACAGAAACTGAGACAGGAGATGTTGATGAAATTCAGCTTCCTTCAAGCGGATACATATTTTACAGGCAAGTATCGACTGATGCGGAAAGCGGTTTTGACCCTTCATCGCCTTGGTTTTCAAGGTCCTTTTACCAGAAGGCACGCCAGAAAGCCCAGAAGGCAGATATTCTAATCACGAATCATGCATTGCTGTCGACGGATATGTTTAATGATTATCAGCTGCTCCCGGCCTATGATAAAGCCATTATTGATGAGGCACATCATTTGGAAGAAACAGCTTCTAAACATTACGGCTTAACACTAAATTATGTGTACATACAAAATACACTTAATCAAATCGGTTCAATAAATGATGACAATTGGCTCGCCAAACTGCTGAAAGAGCAGAAAATAAGTCATGATGATGGCTTCCGAGAATCTGAATGGGAACACATTTTTGAGAATGCTAAACATGAAATAGATGATTTGTTTCGGATGCTTTTTCAATATGTGATCGAACAGAAACAAAAGAGTAAAACATTAAGTGACATCGGACGCATCCAATACCGCTTTGAGGAAACAAAGGAACACGTTGAAGAATGGGGTGTCATCAAAGATATGGTCACCAGGTTAACGTTTTATTTCCGTGATCTGATTCATTTGTTATCCTCATTAAAACAAGAGCTTAAAACAAATAGTCCTGACGATAATCATTACGCCGATGAAACGAATAGTCATATGGAAGCCATTCAATCCATAATCGATCGATTAGAACAGCTGTTTTTATTCGATGATGACAATACTGTCAAATGGATCGAAATAGAAGCGTACGGAGCAAAAAACGCGGTATACCTGTACAGTGAACCGACAGACATATCCACCTTGCTGGCAAATGATTTTTTTGAGAAAAAAGAAAGCATTATTTTAACAAGTGCTACGTTATCAATAAGAAACTCGTTTTTGTTCAGTCAAAAAAGACTTGGGTTATCACCTGAAAACTTGATAACAGCAAAAATTAATTCTCCTTTTTCATACCAGGACCAGGTTCAGTTGATGGTGCCGGATGATTTCCCTGATGTTAGATTCGGTAAGCAGGATGATTTTATTCATTCAACGTGTGAAGCGATTATATCACTCGCTCGAATAACAGACGGGCGTATGCTTGTCTTATTTACGTCATATGATATGCTCAAGAAATCTTATTACCTGTTAAAAGAAACAATCGACATCAATAAGTATATGCTGATCGCACAAGGCATATCAAGTGGCAGCAGATCAAGACTGAAAAAGAATTTCCAGACATTCGATCAGTCGATATTATTAGGTACAAGTTCCTTCTGGGAAGGTGTTGATATACCGGGTGAAGATTTATCATGTCTTATGATTGTAAGGCTCCCGTTCCAGCCGCCAAATCATCCGGTGTATGAAGCAAAATCAAATGAACTTAAACGCGAAGGCAGGAATGCTTTTTTTGAATTGTCTTTGCCCAATGCCGTTATCCGATTTAAGCAGGGATTTGGAAGACTGATCCGTTCAGCAACCGACAGGGGGATCGTTTTCGTATGTGATGCCCGTGTTATAAAGGCCCGTTACGGAAAATATTTTACTGAATCAATTCCATCAGCGCCAATTACGACTGATTCGACACATGCCTTAATGGAAAAAGCTGAAGAATGGTTTTAA